The Candidatus Omnitrophota bacterium genome has a window encoding:
- the secE gene encoding preprotein translocase subunit SecE codes for MAKFKDFFKDVKMEMGKVSWPTKDELIGSTIIVLISLALLSLFIGVCDAGLSAMVNIIMAKL; via the coding sequence ATGGCAAAATTTAAAGATTTCTTTAAAGATGTGAAAATGGAGATGGGCAAAGTTTCATGGCCCACGAAGGATGAGTTAATCGGCTCTACGATAATAGTGCTCATCTCATTGGCTTTATTGTCGCTTTTCATCGGAGTGTGTGATGCCGGGCTGTCGGCAATGGTAAATATAATAATGGCGAAGTTATAG
- the tuf gene encoding elongation factor Tu (EF-Tu; promotes GTP-dependent binding of aminoacyl-tRNA to the A-site of ribosomes during protein biosynthesis; when the tRNA anticodon matches the mRNA codon, GTP hydrolysis results; the inactive EF-Tu-GDP leaves the ribosome and release of GDP is promoted by elongation factor Ts; many prokaryotes have two copies of the gene encoding EF-Tu) yields the protein MVMPGDNVTFEVALITPIAMEKELRFAIREGGHTVGAGVVTEVIE from the coding sequence AGATGGTGATGCCCGGAGACAATGTGACCTTTGAAGTAGCGCTGATCACTCCCATCGCCATGGAAAAAGAGCTGCGCTTCGCCATACGCGAAGGCGGCCATACCGTAGGCGCGGGCGTGGTAACCGAAGTTATAGAGTAA
- the nusG gene encoding transcription termination/antitermination protein NusG, giving the protein MAKSWYVIHTQTGYEDRVKKSLESKIKAGLAGNNISQVLVPIEQVSEVKAGKKRISERKFFPGYLLVEMELTDDTWYLVKSISGVTGFVGAGSRPLPLKEDEVASILKQAKEAKEKPTPKVVFEKGESVRVNDGPFVSFNGTVEEVNLAKGKVKVMISIFGRATPVELETWQAEKI; this is encoded by the coding sequence ATGGCAAAGAGCTGGTACGTTATACATACACAGACAGGTTACGAAGACAGGGTAAAGAAATCCCTGGAGAGCAAGATAAAGGCTGGCCTGGCTGGCAATAATATATCGCAGGTGCTCGTTCCTATTGAACAGGTCTCAGAGGTCAAGGCCGGAAAGAAAAGGATATCGGAAAGGAAGTTTTTCCCCGGGTACTTACTGGTGGAGATGGAGCTGACCGACGATACCTGGTATCTGGTAAAGAGCATCTCAGGCGTTACGGGATTTGTGGGCGCAGGTTCGAGGCCTCTTCCGCTAAAGGAAGACGAAGTAGCCTCTATCCTAAAGCAGGCGAAGGAAGCCAAAGAGAAGCCGACACCTAAGGTAGTTTTCGAAAAAGGCGAGAGCGTTCGAGTCAATGACGGCCCGTTTGTCAGTTTTAACGGTACCGTAGAGGAAGTCAATCTTGCCAAGGGCAAGGTAAAGGTAATGATATCGATCTTCGGAAGGGCCACGCCGGTGGAATTGGAAACCTGGCAGGCGGAAAAGATATAG
- the rplK gene encoding 50S ribosomal protein L11: protein MAKKVKAVIKLYCPAGSANPAPPVGPALGQHGLNIMDFCKQFNAKTQGQDGVTLPVVITAYEDRTFTFVIKSPPCSVLLKRACGVAKASGTPNKDKVGKVTLEQVKEIAKVKLKDLNTDDMDKAVKIVTGTARSMGIEVAE, encoded by the coding sequence ATGGCAAAGAAAGTAAAAGCGGTCATAAAATTGTATTGTCCGGCAGGCAGCGCGAATCCGGCGCCCCCGGTTGGTCCGGCGCTTGGTCAGCACGGCCTGAATATCATGGATTTTTGTAAACAATTTAACGCGAAGACTCAGGGCCAGGACGGAGTAACTCTTCCGGTAGTTATAACGGCTTACGAAGACAGGACCTTCACTTTTGTCATAAAGAGTCCTCCGTGCTCCGTTTTATTGAAGAGGGCATGCGGCGTAGCAAAAGCAAGCGGCACCCCTAACAAGGATAAGGTAGGAAAAGTTACGCTGGAACAGGTTAAGGAGATAGCGAAGGTCAAACTTAAAGATCTTAATACAGATGACATGGATAAGGCCGTGAAGATAGTAACGGGCACAGCCCGCAGTATGGGCATAGAGGTGGCGGAATGA
- the rpmG gene encoding 50S ribosomal protein L33, whose product MQELATLECTKCRNRNYASTKNKKQNPDKLELSKFCKFCRKHTAHKEIK is encoded by the coding sequence ATGCAAGAGCTTGCCACCCTGGAATGCACCAAATGCAGAAACCGGAATTACGCTTCCACTAAGAATAAGAAGCAGAATCCGGACAAGCTCGAGCTTAGTAAATTCTGCAAATTTTGCAGAAAGCATACTGCTCACAAGGAGATTAAGTAG